The DNA sequence ACCCGGGTCTCGTTCGAGGTGGGGATGAGCGACCTCGGCGGCCATGCGCTCTTCTTAAACCCCCAGGATATGCAGCTCGGGCGGGGGGAAGAGATCCGGGATACGGCACGGGTGCTTGCCCGCTACGTCGACGCGGTGATGATCCGCGCCTACAATCATGCCGCCGTCGAGGAGTTTGCCCGTTATTCGACGGTCCCGGTCGTCAACGGGCTATCCGACCGCCTGCATCCCTGCCAGGTGCTGGCCGACATCATGACCCTCAGCGAGCGGTTCGGCGACCTCCAGGGTCTCAAACTCGCGTGGGTCGGGGACGGCAACAACGTCTGCAACTCGTGGATCCTCTCCTCGGCCCTGACCGGGATGGAGATTGCGGTCGCAAGCCCCTCGCGTTACCGGCCCGGGAACGAGGTCGTCGGCCAGGCGCGGGCGGCAGGCGGCAGGGTCAGCGTCGTCACGGACCCGGAGGAGGCGGTCCGGGACGCGGACGTCCTCTACACCGACATCTGGGTCTCGATGGGCGACGAGCAGGAGCGTGCAGAGCGCCTGCGGGCCCTCAAGGACTACACGGTAGACTCCCGCCTTCTTGCGCGGGCATCCCCCGATGCCCTCGTGATGCACTGCCTCCCCGCCCACCGGGGAGAGGAGATCACCGACGAGGTGCTGGAAGGGCCGCAGAGCATCGTCTGGGACCAGGCCGAGAACCGGCTCCACGCGCAGAAGGCGCTGCTCGTGCGGCTGATCGCCGGCGGGATGCCAGCGGCGGATTAAACCATCTCTGCGGCCGTTCCACCCGCGAGTTCAACGGGTGAAATCGATTATGGCTCTTCCCGACCAGGGCGTCACAGTATCCCCTGGCAGGGGGCCCATGCACGGATTTTTCAGGGCCCTACGCAACTCGAACCTTCGGTGCTCAAAATCTGCTCTTACTGGAACACCGCCTATCCCCATGCACGGCTTTCCAGGGGATATCGCCACGCACTGCCCCCGCCCCCGTGGGAGCGGGGGAGGAGCGCGAAGCGCGGGCGGGGTGGGGGCCAGGTATCCATTATGAGTTGGAGACAGGGGAGGGGACGCGCCCCCTCCCCGTCAGCCCCTCCCCCATGGCGATACCCCCACGGTCCAGTGTACGGGTGAGTCGAAGAAAACTGGGTTCAGTTCATTCTTCTAGGCACTGTCCCGGTTTTCACCGTGCAGCCCGGGTCATGCCTCACGCGGGAGTTCCCGGCGCGCAAATAAGAAAAAAGTGTATCTATTCCGCGATGAACTCTTTGAGCTGCTCGAAAAGGTACTTCTGCACCTCTTCGACGACCTCTCTCTTCCCGCGGAACGCAATCAGTTCTCTCGCGTCTCCGTCCATGTTCGCAAACGACATCTTCTGCGACCGCCGCACCACCTCCACGTCGTACTTCTCGACGACGTCGTAGATCATCCTGCGTGGCACGCCCGGGGGAACAAGCATATCGTAGAGTTCTTCTTCAGCCATCGGTTATCATATCCTACTTTCCTATTTTGATCCGACGGGACATAATACATGGCCCTCCCCGCACGCCGCCAAGCGGGGCCTTCGGCTTCCCGAGGGAATTCATGCACCGCCCCATCAGTGCCGCTCCCCGGGCAAGGCCGTCGTCCACGAAGACCAGGTGGTCGTTCGGGGTCTCGTAGAGGTTCCGGTCGGCGATGCCCTCGAGGATATACTCGGGCTTCCTCCCCGAGATTGCCGCCCGCCCGGTGAACCCGATCGACGAGTTCGGCGGGACCATCCCTCTCTCGACGGCGACGTCGATGAGCCGGAGCGCCATCCTCGCACAGACCCGGTCGACGACCTCGGTCAACATGCCCATGCCGTGCTTCTCGTAGATCTCGTGCCCGATTGCCTCGAGATCCGGCATCTCGCTGCCGTTGACGCCCGAGTCGCACCCGATAAGGGCAACACCCGACCTGTCGGCCACCTCGGCGCAGACCGGGACCCGCCCGAACCTCGTCCGGTCGGGGGGGACGATCCGGATATCGATGTGTTCGTGGCACCGGTCGGCGTAACCCTCGACGACGGAACGCTTCCTGCCCCCGAACGCGCCTTTAATGCTGTGGTCGCCGAAGAGGTCGAGGGCCGTCCCCGTCCGGTTCTTCACGAGCCCGGTGCCCCGGACGATCGCATCCGGTATGGCACCCGCAAGCCCGCAGAAGTTCCCGGTCGTCTGCGCAAACGGATTCGGTTCATCGGGTGCAACATCGCTCGTGACCCGCCCGTCGAGCGTGGTGCCGAAGTCGATGGATATGCAGGGGTTGCGGAAGTCGACCGGCGTCCACTTGGCGCCCTCTTTGATGCCCGCCATTGCAAGTTCCCCTTCCATCTCGTTTGCCACCATCTCGACGCCCGTACACCCGACCGGCGGCACGACGCCAGCCACCGCACCGACGAAGACCACCCGGTCGGCAAACGAGAACTGCCGGAGTTTCGGCGGGAGGTTGTCGATCGACATCGGCGGCGTCATCTTCCTCGGGGGAACCCCGGCGGCGAGGCAGCCGTTCGCCAGAGCGATGACGAAGTCCCCGACCTGGTCGGGAGAGTCCATCGCCGCCACCACGCCGGTGCTCCTGACGACGAAGTCGAGATCGTCCTTGATGCTCAGGTGAGCCTCGTTGTGGCACTGGACCAGGGTGTCGCGCACCAGTTCCGTGACCGACTCCCGCGTCAATTCCGTTCCGTCCAGGGTTGCCCCGAAGACCGTCTCGCCCGGTTTGGGCGGCCGGACGTCGCGGCTCATGGTCACGGTCTTGTTGATGACATAGGACCTGCCCGTTTCAAGGTTCGTGCCGGTCAGGATGCACTTTGTTGTGGTATTGCCCATCTCGACAGACGCCACGATAAAATAGGGCTTCACCCGGTACTCGGGAACACCCGCACCCGGTCCGTGGGAGAGCGACGGCGGAGGCGGGCTTTCGACGATATGCGGTGTAGGTTTGAAAAAGCGCTCCAAAAAGCGGGCACACATAGTAGTCTTTTCCGCGTCTCCCACTTTATACCTTTCCATGCAGTCATACGGTGACCGGGACCCGGAGGAGGGGCGAAACCCCGTGGGAAGTTCTTCTGCCGGCTCCCGGGACCGCATGCCAGCTTCCGGACAGGGTTTGTTGATTCGGACGGGGTTTGATGGCTGAGGCGTGCTGTTAAGGAGTAGTGCCGGAAGCAGTCATCGCCGAACGGTCGGTTCGGCCGGTTCCGGCAGAGCCCTTATATATCGATAGCACGGATAACCTCATTACCGGACTGGTTGCGGCGTTCCGTCGCGCCCGTTCCGCTTCCAGGGAGAGGTGAACCGTATGGTTGCGCTTTCAGGTGAGATTAAGGACATATTTACTAAAACCAAAGTCATGCCGATGGCCACTGCGTCGAAGAGCGGCGTCCCGAACGTGGCGCCGATGGCATCGATCCAGCTCGTCGGCGACGATACCGTCTGGATCATGGACAATTACATGGTAAAGACGCTTGAAAACCTCAAAGAGAACCCTGTCGTGGCCCTCTATTTCTACGATCAGGAGACCAAGCGCTGCTTCCAGGTGAAGGGCGATACAGAGATCAAGACGTCCGGCCCCGATTACGAGAAGTTCCGCGACCAGGTGAGGACGAAGAGCCATAAATACCCGGCGAAATCGCTCATCGTCATCAAGATCACCGACGTCTTCGAATGCACGCCGGGAAAAGAGGCAGGGAAGAAGGTGCCCTGAGCACCCCCTCAACACTTCTTGAGATTTTTGAGCAGGCGCGCCTGCAATCCGAAGTAATTCGAGAACCCGACGGCGTGGTTCTGGTCGATCGTCGTCGAGTCGAAGGAGACGAGATCGTCCGAGTAGAGCGCGGCATCCGAGCTCCGGCCGAGCACCTTCACGCTGCCCTTATAGAGGCCGATATCCACGGTGCCGCTCACCCGCTCCTGCGTCGTGTCGATGAACGCATTCAGCGCGTAGAAGAGCGGTTCGTGCACGAGTCCCATGTAGGCGAGCTCGGACCACTTATCGTCGACGATATGCTTGAACGCGAGTTCCGAGCGGGTCAGGACGAGGTGCTCGAGGTCGCGGTGCGCGACAAGGAGGACGGTTGCGGCCGGGTGCTCGTAGTTCTCACGGGCCTTCAGACCGAGGATCCGGTCCTCGATCATATCGTTGCGGCCCACCCCGTTCCGTCCGGCGATCCGGTTCAACTCCTGGATCAGGGCGATGCCGGGGAGTCTCTTCTCGTTGAGGGCGACAGGGACACCCTTCTCGAACTCGATCCGGACCTCCTCCATGGCGTCGGGGGCATCCTTCGGCGAGACCGTCCAGGCATAGATCTCCTCCGGCGGGTGGAAGGCCGGGTCCTCGAGGTTGCCGCCCTCGATGCTCCGGCTCCAGAAGTTCTCGTCGATGCTGTAGGGCTTGTCCTTTGCCACGGTCACCGGGACGTTGTGCTCCTGCGCGTAGCAGATCTCCCACTCGCGGGTCAGGTTCATCTCCCGCATCGGCGCAATGATGTCGTAGCCGGCGGACCGGAAGATGAAGTCGAACCGGAGCTGGTCGTTTCCTTTGCCGGTGCACCCGTGTGCGATCTTCGACGCGCCTTCCTTCTCTGCGACCTTCACGATCTCTTCGGCGATCAGCGGCCGGGCGAGCGCCGTGCCCATTGGGTAGCCCTCGTACGACCCGTTCGCCTTGATCGAGGGGAAGATGCAGTCCGCTACAAACTTCTCCCTGGCATCGATGGTGTAATGGTTGTCTGCAAGCATCCGGCCCTTCTCGGTTGCCCGGGTTATCTCCTCCTCGGGCTGGCCCACGTCGACTGCAACGGTGACGATCTCGTCGAACCCGTAGTGCTCGCGCAGGAGGGGGATACAGATGGAGGTGTCGAGACCCCCCGAAAATGCTAGGACGACTTTTCCCTTTTCCATGGTTACTGATCTCCGCGTTCCTGGTTTCTGTCTAACAGACAGTCTGGAGTAATCTACATTGATATGACCTTTCACCCAATAAAAGAAATGGTATGGACGGGCGCACCGGCAGGAACCCGAACAGTTCCCGGTATTTCCGGATGCAGGGTGATGCCTGAGAGCCGGGGTGCGGAGGTGTGGAGGCACCCTGCG is a window from the Methanoculleus oceani genome containing:
- a CDS encoding pyridoxamine 5'-phosphate oxidase family protein gives rise to the protein MVALSGEIKDIFTKTKVMPMATASKSGVPNVAPMASIQLVGDDTVWIMDNYMVKTLENLKENPVVALYFYDQETKRCFQVKGDTEIKTSGPDYEKFRDQVRTKSHKYPAKSLIVIKITDVFECTPGKEAGKKVP
- a CDS encoding argininosuccinate synthase, with the translated sequence MEKGKVVLAFSGGLDTSICIPLLREHYGFDEIVTVAVDVGQPEEEITRATEKGRMLADNHYTIDAREKFVADCIFPSIKANGSYEGYPMGTALARPLIAEEIVKVAEKEGASKIAHGCTGKGNDQLRFDFIFRSAGYDIIAPMREMNLTREWEICYAQEHNVPVTVAKDKPYSIDENFWSRSIEGGNLEDPAFHPPEEIYAWTVSPKDAPDAMEEVRIEFEKGVPVALNEKRLPGIALIQELNRIAGRNGVGRNDMIEDRILGLKARENYEHPAATVLLVAHRDLEHLVLTRSELAFKHIVDDKWSELAYMGLVHEPLFYALNAFIDTTQERVSGTVDIGLYKGSVKVLGRSSDAALYSDDLVSFDSTTIDQNHAVGFSNYFGLQARLLKNLKKC
- the argF gene encoding ornithine carbamoyltransferase — translated: MKKDFLSIIDIDEYELESIVADAMHLKRLKCAGTAHEYLRGKSLGMIFEKASTRTRVSFEVGMSDLGGHALFLNPQDMQLGRGEEIRDTARVLARYVDAVMIRAYNHAAVEEFARYSTVPVVNGLSDRLHPCQVLADIMTLSERFGDLQGLKLAWVGDGNNVCNSWILSSALTGMEIAVASPSRYRPGNEVVGQARAAGGRVSVVTDPEEAVRDADVLYTDIWVSMGDEQERAERLRALKDYTVDSRLLARASPDALVMHCLPAHRGEEITDEVLEGPQSIVWDQAENRLHAQKALLVRLIAGGMPAAD
- a CDS encoding methanogenesis marker 14 protein, whose translation is MCARFLERFFKPTPHIVESPPPPSLSHGPGAGVPEYRVKPYFIVASVEMGNTTTKCILTGTNLETGRSYVINKTVTMSRDVRPPKPGETVFGATLDGTELTRESVTELVRDTLVQCHNEAHLSIKDDLDFVVRSTGVVAAMDSPDQVGDFVIALANGCLAAGVPPRKMTPPMSIDNLPPKLRQFSFADRVVFVGAVAGVVPPVGCTGVEMVANEMEGELAMAGIKEGAKWTPVDFRNPCISIDFGTTLDGRVTSDVAPDEPNPFAQTTGNFCGLAGAIPDAIVRGTGLVKNRTGTALDLFGDHSIKGAFGGRKRSVVEGYADRCHEHIDIRIVPPDRTRFGRVPVCAEVADRSGVALIGCDSGVNGSEMPDLEAIGHEIYEKHGMGMLTEVVDRVCARMALRLIDVAVERGMVPPNSSIGFTGRAAISGRKPEYILEGIADRNLYETPNDHLVFVDDGLARGAALMGRCMNSLGKPKAPLGGVRGGPCIMSRRIKIGK